A part of Coriobacteriia bacterium genomic DNA contains:
- the dnaB gene encoding replicative DNA helicase produces MADIMDRKSRPRSNGLDRVQPHNLEAEQATLGAMFLSSEAVEGALALLQPEDFMRPAHARIFTAMADLSSRSIPVDHLSVADRLESTGELEAAGGKPYLLDVTGVVPTAANWPHYADIVKRTATLRQLIAAGTDIVALGYDAPDDIAEVVGDAEKIIFDVTNKRVQSNFKYINDLLKVSFKELEELAENKQHITGVPTGFKELDKLLAGLHKGDLCILAARPSVGKTALALNMAVNAAKAGTAVAIFSLEMGAEQLVQRVLCAEARINLQDVRTGFVKDADWYAIHTAMGKLANLEFYVDDTPSISILELRAKARRQLRDKPKGLIVVDYLQLMQPQGRRSENRQTEIAEISRGLKILGKELGVPVLALSQLSRAVEQRAGKRPQLSDLRESGAIEQDADVVMFIDRNTDPHSEEEEGRPQKGVAEIIVAKHRNGPTGQVPLVFMERFTKFVDFTNQA; encoded by the coding sequence GAGCAGGCCACGCTCGGCGCGATGTTCCTCTCCTCCGAGGCTGTTGAGGGCGCGCTTGCGCTCCTGCAGCCCGAGGACTTCATGCGACCCGCCCATGCCCGCATCTTCACGGCGATGGCGGATCTCTCCTCTCGCTCGATTCCGGTCGACCACCTTTCGGTCGCAGACCGGCTAGAGTCCACCGGCGAGCTCGAGGCCGCGGGCGGCAAGCCGTACCTGCTCGACGTGACGGGCGTCGTGCCAACAGCCGCCAACTGGCCCCACTACGCAGACATCGTGAAGCGCACCGCCACGCTACGCCAGCTCATCGCTGCTGGCACCGACATCGTTGCGCTGGGCTACGACGCGCCCGACGACATCGCCGAGGTCGTGGGCGATGCAGAGAAGATCATCTTCGACGTCACCAACAAACGCGTGCAGTCCAACTTCAAGTACATCAACGATCTGCTCAAAGTCTCCTTCAAGGAGCTCGAGGAGCTCGCCGAGAACAAGCAGCACATCACTGGCGTTCCCACAGGCTTCAAGGAGCTCGACAAGCTGCTGGCCGGCCTGCACAAGGGCGACCTGTGCATCCTGGCCGCGCGCCCATCGGTGGGCAAGACCGCGCTCGCGCTGAACATGGCCGTCAATGCAGCCAAGGCCGGCACGGCAGTCGCCATCTTCTCGCTAGAGATGGGCGCCGAGCAGCTCGTCCAGCGCGTGCTCTGCGCCGAGGCCCGCATCAACCTGCAGGACGTGCGCACCGGCTTCGTCAAAGACGCCGACTGGTACGCAATCCACACCGCGATGGGCAAGCTCGCCAACCTCGAGTTCTACGTCGACGACACGCCGTCGATCTCGATCCTCGAGCTTCGCGCCAAGGCCCGCCGCCAGCTGCGCGACAAGCCAAAGGGACTGATTGTCGTCGACTACCTCCAGCTCATGCAGCCCCAGGGCCGCCGCTCCGAGAACCGTCAGACCGAGATTGCCGAGATCTCACGTGGGCTGAAGATTCTCGGCAAGGAACTGGGCGTTCCAGTCCTTGCGCTCTCTCAGCTCTCGCGAGCGGTCGAGCAGCGAGCAGGCAAGCGCCCTCAGCTCTCCGACCTGCGCGAGTCCGGCGCCATCGAGCAAGACGCCGACGTAGTCATGTTCATCGATCGCAACACCGATCCGCACAGCGAGGAAGAAGAAGGTCGTCCTCAGAAGGGCGTCGCTGAGATTATCGTCGCCAAACACAGGAACGGACCGACCGGCCAGGTCCCGCTCGTGTTCATGGAGAGGTTCACCAAGTTCGTGGACTTCACGAACCAGGCGTAG